The sequence TTGCCAAGCTCCGCTTCAACCGTAACATTATACTTGCGGGCATAATCCACTACTTCTTTTGTAATCCGGATATTTTCCTCAAACGGATGATGTGAGCCGTCAATCATAACTGAAGTAAAGCCGGCATCAATGCATCTTTTGGCATCGTCAAATGTTGCGCCATGATCAAGATGAAGAGCCACCGGTATAGATTTTCTTTCTACTTCAGATTTAACGATGGCGACAAGATTTTCCAGCCCGGCATATTTCAGAGCGCTGGTAGAGGCGGCAATTATTACCGGTGATTTCATCTCTTCCGCCGCTTGCAATACAGCTTGAACAAACTCGAGATTATTTACGTTGAATTGACCAATAGCATAATATTTTTTATTTGCTTCTTTGTACATTTCATGCAAAGGAACTAAAGGCATTTCTCCCTCCTATTAAATTAGAGATATTTTTATTTGAAGTTTTTACTAATTCCGCAACATTGACAACCATTTGCGTTCCTCCTTGGTTGTATTATACTTATTAAACTATTATTTTCTTCAATCGGTTTGTTATTTCTTATCGACAGGTAATACTAATATAAATAATATTATATGGCAATTATTTTTTGTGTTTATACCGGAATTTATAATTTAATATCAGTGCCGCAGCAATAATCGGGGCTGGAAAGCCCCGATTACTAAGTGGTTATATTACAGATTCGGAAACAACAATTTTAACTCTTTCTCAGTTAGATTTTCTTTTCCCGAATCCGATATTTGGACAACCTGAGCGCCGATTTTCAAACGCACCTGTTCGCCTAATCCAAGATACCTGCCAAGCGACTGGTCATTTTCGAGAAGCTGGAAATATGCTTTCGAATATCGCTTGACCTCCATATCGAATTTATCGCCCTCGATGTCGCCCTGTATCCAATTATCGCCCGCTTGGAAAAAGCCCTGCGAACCGACCTGAGTAATATTTGAGAAATGTTTTTCCTCACCGTCAATTATTATTTCATTGGCAGGGGCATTTTGTGTCGAAGAATATTTCTTATTTAAACTTTTCGATTGAGCAACCGCCGCCCTGCCGGTTTGGTAGCTTGAAAGGTCTTTAAATTTCCGCCCAATATATTCATTTGCTTCTGGCAGCGGCATCGCTCTAAACTCCTCAGCTTGCCTCTGTCCATCACCGGTAACTAAAAAGGATGTGTATTCTGTAACAATCCCAAATTTCTTCGATAATGCGATTACTTCATTAAGTAATTCATCCTGCGTGCCATGAAGCCGCATTTGCTGAATCAGGTGGCTAATCCGGCGGTTAGCCCATAATAGCGGGATAAATTCATCTTTTTCGGAACCATCGTTAAAATTGACCGGAAATTCATAGGTTATATCCCGATTGCCGATTTTGCCTTTGATAATTGCCTGAGAACTGCCATTGCCATCATAACGACCGACTATTATGATTTCAGAGCCATGGAAAAGATCGGGCAGTTGGTTCGGATATATATTGTAATCTCTGATTGAACTAAACGAAAGCGATACATCAGTTAATGCCGGACTGCTGATTCTCGAGGCGAAACGCGACACCTTAACCTCAATATCCTCATCAGGCAAAACATATTCGGAAACGCCGCTATTTCCCTGAGCCAGACGGTCTAATAAATGTGCATTAACATCGAAACCTACGCCAAATGTAAACAGCCGGGCGCGATGTTCATTAAGAGTTTTTGTATTATTAATAATATTTTCGATGTCTATAATGCCGGAGGTCGGCAGGCCATCAGTTAAAAATAATATGTAAGTAGGGTCATTGTCGTACGAAGTCATGCTGCAGGCGGCGGCAAGGGCATCATAGATGTTTGTACCGCCGGAGGCATCGAGTCTTTCGGCGAAATCAATTGCTTCCTCAATATTAGTTCTATCAGCTCTGACTAAACTTTGCTTAAACGGCTTGATTGAATCATCATAATCTATGATATTGAAATCATCGCCATCGTTAAGCCCCAAAAGGACGAATTTAAGCGCGGCTATTGCCTGCTTAAATTTATCGCCGCGCATACTGCCGGAGGAATCAAGCACGAAAATAATATTCTTATCGATATCATTATTATTTTTCTTAAACGGCGGGGCAAGTATGCCTAAGAAATAACCATCCTTGTTGTTTCGCTCACGATAGCTAAGAAGGTGAAAACCGAAATCGCGATTTTGACGGGTGAAATACAGGGCGAAATCTTTATCGGGTTTTACGTTTCTTTCACTGTAGTGAACCGCGAAAGACCTATCGC comes from Candidatus Zixiibacteriota bacterium and encodes:
- a CDS encoding VWA domain-containing protein produces the protein MKRITLIMISIMAFTTAVLADGVMIIPNPKPWMPPKPAINVKYHHVDVEINDPAALTEIDQVFVNPYRREIEADYIFPIPEGAVISRFVAWLDGRKMEAELLDADQARKIYEDIVRQRKDPALLEYAGRGMYRLRVYPIPARGEVRIKIEYEESLKSDNGTVEYIYPLNTEKYSGENLQDCTVDAAIKSFDKIGALYCPSHQIETKRTGDRSFAVHYSERNVKPDKDFALYFTRQNRDFGFHLLSYRERNNKDGYFLGILAPPFKKNNNDIDKNIIFVLDSSGSMRGDKFKQAIAALKFVLLGLNDGDDFNIIDYDDSIKPFKQSLVRADRTNIEEAIDFAERLDASGGTNIYDALAAACSMTSYDNDPTYILFLTDGLPTSGIIDIENIINNTKTLNEHRARLFTFGVGFDVNAHLLDRLAQGNSGVSEYVLPDEDIEVKVSRFASRISSPALTDVSLSFSSIRDYNIYPNQLPDLFHGSEIIIVGRYDGNGSSQAIIKGKIGNRDITYEFPVNFNDGSEKDEFIPLLWANRRISHLIQQMRLHGTQDELLNEVIALSKKFGIVTEYTSFLVTGDGQRQAEEFRAMPLPEANEYIGRKFKDLSSYQTGRAAVAQSKSLNKKYSSTQNAPANEIIIDGEEKHFSNITQVGSQGFFQAGDNWIQGDIEGDKFDMEVKRYSKAYFQLLENDQSLGRYLGLGEQVRLKIGAQVVQISDSGKENLTEKELKLLFPNL